Genomic DNA from Acidisoma sp. PAMC 29798:
GGCGGATCGCAGGTCAGTGACTTCACCACGGTGATTTCGCATGATGCGCCGAATTGTGCCTCGCGCCAGACGGTGAAATCTGTCCTCACGGGCAAATCCCGCGCCGTCTTCCAGGGCAAAATCGAGGTCGCGCGTATCGCGCAAAAGACCGATGGCTATCAAATGAATCAGGCACTGCTGCTGTCGCCGGATGCTGAGATCAACAGCAAGCCTGAGCTCGAGATCTACGCGGACGACGTGAAGTGCAGCCATGGTGCGACGGTCGGCGCGCTCGACCCCGAACAGCTTTTCTACCTGCGCAGCCGGGGCATTCCGGGCCCCGTCGCGCGCATGCTGCTGGTGCGCGCCTTCCTCGCCGAAGCCTTCGATGCGGTGACGCATGAGGGGCTGCGCGCCGTTCTGGAACATGCCGTCGAGGGTTGGTGGAACACCACCGGCCAAAATGCGGAGGTACCGCCTGTATGAACGTCATCGCCCCCGTGATGCGTGACATCGCAAGCCTGCGCGCAGACTTCCCGATCCTGTCGCAGACCGTGCGCGGCAAGCCGCTCGTCTTTCTCGACAGTGCCGCGTCGGCCATGAAGCCGCGCGTCGTGATCGACGCCATGGTGACCGCGATGGAGACGCAATACGCCAATATCCATCGCGGCGCGCATTGGATGAGCGAACGCACGACGGAGGCTTTCGAGGCGACGCGCGATTCGGTCGCTCGCTTGATGAACGCCCGTTCGCGCGATGAGATTGTCTTTACGCGCAACAGCACCGAGGCGATCAACCTGATCGCCCATAGCTACGGGCGCGGCATCCTCAAGCCCGGCCAGGCGGTGGTGATTTCCGAGATGGAGCACCACTCCAACATCGTGCCCTGGCAGATGCTGCGGGACGCGCATGGCATTGAGCTGCGGGTCGCGGCCGTCACCGATGCCGGTGAGCTCGATTTCGACAGCCTCGCCGGACATCTTGCGGATGGGAAAGTTGGCCTCGTGGCCATCACCCATATGTCCAACGTCCTCGGCACCTATACGCTGGCCGAGCGGATCATCGCGCTGGCTCATGCGCATGGGGCGAAGGTCATGCTGGATGGATCGCAGGCGATCGTGCATCGCCGGATCGACGTGCAGGCGCTGGATGTCGATTTCTACGTCTGGACCGGCCACAAGCTCTACGGCCCCACCGGCATCGGCGTGCTTTACGGGAAAGCCGAGTTGCTGGAGGCGATGCCGCCCTGGATGGGCGGCGGCGACATGATCTCCTCCGTCAGTTTTGAGCGGTCCACCTGGGCGCGCGTGCCGCATAAGTTCGAGGCGGGAACGCCGGCAATCCTCGAAGGCATCGGCCTCAACGCCGCCATCGGCTATGTCGAGTCCATCGGCTACGAGGCCATTGCCGCGCATGAAGCGGTGTTGACCGAACATGCGCTCGCGAAGGTCTCGGCGGTTGAGGGCGTTTCCGTCATCGGCCGGGCGCAGGACAGGGGTGGCGTGATTTCCTTCACGGTTGCGGGCGCACACGCGCATGATGTGGCAACGCTGCTCGATCGCTCGGGCATCGCCGTCCGCGCCGGTCACCACTGCGCTGAACCGCTGATGCGGCGTCTGGGTCTCGACAGCACGGCACGGGCGAGCTTCGGGCTTTATACGACAGTTGCGGAAATCGATGTCCTGGCCGAATCGCTCGGCCGTATTCGGGCCTTCTTCGCCTGATGACCCGAGACGAGGAACAGATGATGGATCAAGTGACCAACCCCGAAACGCCGGACGAGCCGATCGCGGTCCATCATGCCTGGACGCCGGAGGGCGAGGTGCCGCCCGCGATTGCCCATATCGTGGACGAGGATGAGGTGATCACCGCCATCTGCACGGTCTATGATCCCGAAATCCCCGTGAACATCTATGAGCTTGGTCTGATCTACGCTGTGGACATCGCCGATGACGGCAAGATCAAGGTCGAGATGACCCTGACCGCGCCAGGTTGCCCGTCCGCGCAGGAGTTGCCGGTGATGGTGCGTGAGGCCATCATGGCGATCCCGGGCGTGACCGGCTGCGACGTCGAGACGGTGTGGGAGCCGCCATGGGACATGAGCCGCATGAGCGACGAAGCCCGCCTGTCCATGAATATGTTCTGAGTGGAGGCTGAGATGAGTGAAGCGACCGCAACCACTGCTCCCGCCAAGCCGGCCCGGCGCGCTTTGCCGCCGCTGATGCGCCTGACGGACGCCGCTGCCGCGCGGCTGGAAAAGATGTACGCCGGTGGCCAGGCTGGCATGCTGCTGCGCATCAGCGTGAATACCAAGGGCTGCTCGGGCATGGCCTATGACATGAGCTGGGTCGATGCCGCCGGCCCGACCGATGAGGTTGTGCGCGATAAGGATCAGACGGTTCTGGTCGACCGCAAGGCGAGCCTTTTCCTGATCGGCACCGAGATGGACTACAAGGTGGAGCAGCTGACGGCCGGCTTCACCTTCATCAATCCCAACGAAAAAGGCCGCTGCGGCTGCGGCGAGAGTTTCCACGTTTAAGCCACCGGCCCCGAAACTTCCGTCATGCGCGGACTTGATCCGCGCACCTACCCCTCGTGGCGCAATGACGGCGTGTGGGCGCCGTAACGGGTAGGTCCACGGGTCAAGCCCGTGGATGACGGTGCTAGAAGGGTGTTACGACCGGACCACACCGACCGGCGCTTTCGCCGCCAAGCTCAACGCCGAAAACACCGGCGCGAAACACGGCCGGTCGATATACCGCCCAACCCCGCGCACCGTCCGCAATTCGCCCCGATGCCACACCACCTTGCCCTGGCTGATCGTGCTGGCGGCGAGGCCGGTGACCTCCATCCCCTCGTAGATGTTGAAATCCACCCGCTGATGATGGGTTTTCACTGAAATCGTCCGGCTGGCCGCAGGGTCCCACAGCACGAGATCGGCGTCGGCGCCGACAACCACAGCGCCTTTGCGCGGATGGATGTTGAAGATCTTCGCCGTATTGGTGGAGGTCACGGCCACGAATTCGCTCGGCGTCAGCCGGCCCGCGCGCACGCCGTGATGCCATAGGATGCTCATCCGGTCCTCGATCCCGCCGGTGCCGTTGGGAATGAGCGTGAAGTTCTCTCGCCCGGCCGCCTTTTGCGGCGCGCAGAAACAGCAGTGATCCGTCGCCGTGGTCTGCAACGCGCCGGAAGCGAGGCCGGCCCATAGCGCTTTCTGATGATGCTTCGGCCGGAAGGGCGGGCTCATCACATAGGCCGCCGCCGTCGCGAAATCCGGATTCTGATAGACGCTTTCGTCAATCACCAGATGCTGCGGCAGCACCTCGCCATAGACGCGCAAGCCCTTCGCACGGGCGCGGGCGATGGCATCCGTCGCCTCGGCGGTCGAGACATGGACGATATAGACCGGCGCGCCCAGCAGTTCCGCGATGGCGATTACCCGCTGCGCGGCCTCACCCTCCACCTCCGGCGGGCGGGACAGGGCATGGCCCTCAGGCCCGGTGATACCCATGGCGAGCAGCTTCTTTTGCATGAAGGCGACGGCCTCGCCGTTCTCAGCATGCACGTTGCAAATGGCGCCCAATTCCAGGGCGCGGGTGAAACTGTTCAGCATGATGCCGTCATCGACCATGATGGCGCCCTTGTAGGCCATGAAGTGCTTGAAACTATTGACCCCGTGGTCCCGCGTCAGGACCCCCATCTCCTCATGCACCTGATCTGACCAGCCGGTGATGGCGACGTGGAAGCTGTAATCGGTGGCCGATTTCTCGGCCCAGCCGCGCCAGGTTTTGAAGGCGTCGAGCAGTGACGCGCCGGGGGAGGGGATGACGAAATCGATGATCATCGTATTGCCGCCGGCGGCGCCCGCACTGGTGCCGGAGAAGAAGTCCTCGC
This window encodes:
- a CDS encoding HesB/IscA family protein, which produces MSEATATTAPAKPARRALPPLMRLTDAAAARLEKMYAGGQAGMLLRISVNTKGCSGMAYDMSWVDAAGPTDEVVRDKDQTVLVDRKASLFLIGTEMDYKVEQLTAGFTFINPNEKGRCGCGESFHV
- a CDS encoding aminotransferase class V-fold PLP-dependent enzyme codes for the protein MNVIAPVMRDIASLRADFPILSQTVRGKPLVFLDSAASAMKPRVVIDAMVTAMETQYANIHRGAHWMSERTTEAFEATRDSVARLMNARSRDEIVFTRNSTEAINLIAHSYGRGILKPGQAVVISEMEHHSNIVPWQMLRDAHGIELRVAAVTDAGELDFDSLAGHLADGKVGLVAITHMSNVLGTYTLAERIIALAHAHGAKVMLDGSQAIVHRRIDVQALDVDFYVWTGHKLYGPTGIGVLYGKAELLEAMPPWMGGGDMISSVSFERSTWARVPHKFEAGTPAILEGIGLNAAIGYVESIGYEAIAAHEAVLTEHALAKVSAVEGVSVIGRAQDRGGVISFTVAGAHAHDVATLLDRSGIAVRAGHHCAEPLMRRLGLDSTARASFGLYTTVAEIDVLAESLGRIRAFFA
- a CDS encoding SUF system Fe-S cluster assembly protein; its protein translation is MMDQVTNPETPDEPIAVHHAWTPEGEVPPAIAHIVDEDEVITAICTVYDPEIPVNIYELGLIYAVDIADDGKIKVEMTLTAPGCPSAQELPVMVREAIMAIPGVTGCDVETVWEPPWDMSRMSDEARLSMNMF
- the hydA gene encoding dihydropyrimidinase, translated to MSLLIRGGEIVTAERQFRADVLCEGGLIQAIGPDLEAPTGAEVVEAGGLLVMPGGIDPHTHMELPFMGTVASEDFFSGTSAGAAGGNTMIIDFVIPSPGASLLDAFKTWRGWAEKSATDYSFHVAITGWSDQVHEEMGVLTRDHGVNSFKHFMAYKGAIMVDDGIMLNSFTRALELGAICNVHAENGEAVAFMQKKLLAMGITGPEGHALSRPPEVEGEAAQRVIAIAELLGAPVYIVHVSTAEATDAIARARAKGLRVYGEVLPQHLVIDESVYQNPDFATAAAYVMSPPFRPKHHQKALWAGLASGALQTTATDHCCFCAPQKAAGRENFTLIPNGTGGIEDRMSILWHHGVRAGRLTPSEFVAVTSTNTAKIFNIHPRKGAVVVGADADLVLWDPAASRTISVKTHHQRVDFNIYEGMEVTGLAASTISQGKVVWHRGELRTVRGVGRYIDRPCFAPVFSALSLAAKAPVGVVRS